In Megalops cyprinoides isolate fMegCyp1 chromosome 16, fMegCyp1.pri, whole genome shotgun sequence, the genomic window CATGTATGCCTGATCAATAAGCTACATCCACTCACCTTACTTACAGTAACATGACTGCTATTTTAATACAAATCTGACTCTTCTATCAATTTTGTATTTCCTGTAAGTGTCAGCAACTCAGATCTCCAAGAGTTTGTCCTGTCATCATCAACTACGGAATCTGTACCTCCTACTGCTTTTAGCATCATACCGGAGTTCAGCAGTTGCACTGACATCCATGGTTTCTTCATCTGAAATTGGAATACAGCAcctactttttttccattctggcTGTGTGGCATGAAACTAGACTGTAGTGCAATAACAAACGAGAAAcgaacacaataaaaaaaaatatcaaaaagtacaaaaagggaacataaaaaaaaaaaatctattggGATGCTTCAATCCATAGGTTTCCACATTTTTCCCACTTACATCCCTCACTACAGGGTCATCAATGTATCATTACTTctaattgttattattactctGTTAGGATACATCCTTATAATATCATTATGTGTGTTTCCGGTCCAGATCTCATGGTGACCTTGCCTTGCCATTCTTGCCTTCTTCTTCTCTGATTGTTCTCATACTCTAGTCCTTGGTGCAGAGTGAAAGTTtaaccgtttttttttccagtaaccCTGTGTAATTGATTTAGTCAACATTAGATCGAACACAAAGCCACACCCATCCAGCTGGTTGCAGTGGAGTCTCTGTTGGGCTTTTCATCCTGGTGGGGTCATGGGGGGTCAACATCCCAAGAGAAAACGTTTTGAGGATTGCAGTCACAGCCTGAATAATCCAAAGGCCGTGGTGGTCACATCAAAGTTGATCAGATTCATGTCTGTCACGTTAAGCGAGAgctgctcctccttctccagcctGAAGACCCCTCCCTGGAAGGAGGTGTGTGCCTCCTCGTCCCTCATGCTGCAGAAAGCCTTGAGCAGGAGGTCCTCCTTGTCTGCACTCTTACGCATGATGGTCTGGACCAGGGGAATCTTGGGGTGCACCTTGGTGAAGGTCACCTGGGAGTAGACGTAATAATCCCCGGGGACGACGATCTTCAGCGCACCCGGCGAGGAAAGGTATTCCACTTTCATCAGCAGAGAGTGGTCCCTGTTCCATTTCAGCGTCTGTGCTGCAGGGGGCAAATTTACATGTTAGCATGATAGCATTAAGCATGTAGCTTTTGTTAGACTatgagattgtttttttttttttttttcccccacatgaAAGTAACACCTCAGAGGGTCTTTACCAATTGACATATCTCTGTAGCCACAGACATCTCCTGTAAATGCCTCCCTCATTTCCACTTCAGCCTCCAAAGGAAGAgcttttttttaccattttgtaGGTATGGGCAATGGTGCCTGAAGATCTGAATGTGGCACAAAGCTTTTTAAAGGAGCCTACTTAGTTCTGCCTCACTCACATGTAGAGGGACCGGAGCGGCGCTCCACTGTCATGTGGGCCACTGCGCCAGAGCCATAAAATGGCATGCCCGCAGACAGGAAACCGGCTGAAATGGACATGAAACTGTTAGTCTTGACATTACCCTCCTTCACAGTAGTGCAGTTATATTTGAAACAGACTGACACGGTGGCAATAGCAGTGGGTAATGCTGTTATGATATGGTAGAAATAACAGTAGGCCTGTGAATATGTTCAAAATGATGTATAAAAATTCATATATACCTTTCCCTTCTGCTTGTGAAAcctgaaaacatgaaacacacacaaaaaaaacacaattaatacTTTCATTTACTGGTATAGCAGCAGTTGTTAATTGGCTCAGATATTTGGAAATACATTATTTGTAATTgccagtatacacacacacacaaagttgtgttctttctttcttcgTAACCACACAACTAATCCATATCCTGGCAGAGCATAGCATGTGGTCACAAAGgtatgaaaaataatcagtCACAGCCTCTATTATGCAAAGCATACCTTTGAGATGATACTCCTGTATTTGCTCAAGAGCTTCCCACAGTccagcagtgtgttgtagtcTGAACTGACGTCACACTCCTGTAGTCTCTTGAGCACGATGAGGTCATCGTACTGCCTaccctgcagctctgtctgcaaCTGTACAGAGAGGAAAGTGGAAAGGACAGTGCGTGGATTAGATATTTCCACGCGTAAATGCTCCATATTTAGGCCTGTGTATTGTTCTTCATcatttgcagcagtgtggcacagtgttAAAGGGCGGggccttgggcaaggtgcatAACTTGAATTGTCTCAAcacatatccagctgtttaaaacagataacatgtaaaaattgcaacctgtGGACATCCCTatgggtaagagtgtctggtaaGCTAATGCAATGCATTGTTTGTATGTACTCTGATTCCTGGCTTATGGGCTAAACA contains:
- the cd40lg gene encoding CD40 ligand, whose protein sequence is MINTFHTSLPPPVPPRQGLHPPPRGRMTPLLWFLSVIMVLQMVVTFGGFVYLFRKSSMLQTELQGRQYDDLIVLKRLQECDVSSDYNTLLDCGKLLSKYRSIISKVSQAEGKAGFLSAGMPFYGSGAVAHMTVERRSGPSTYLPPAAQTLKWNRDHSLLMKVEYLSSPGALKIVVPGDYYVYSQVTFTKVHPKIPLVQTIMRKSADKEDLLLKAFCSMRDEEAHTSFQGGVFRLEKEEQLSLNVTDMNLINFDVTTTAFGLFRL